The genome window GAAGAGCTAGAGTATTTATTGCATCGCCTCTTAACTGAAGGAGAATTAATAATTAAATGGGGTCGCAAAATCAAAAATAAGGGTAATGCTTGTATCACAGTTTAAATGTTCAACAGCTTAACAGGTTAGCTAATAATTATTGACAGTCGCTAAAAATTGCTTTTTCCACTCATTAATGGCTGTTAAAGGGATTTTTACTAAAGTTTCTTCTTTAGCATTAATCCAATTAGCCACACTGTTTAAATCATCTCTTTGTACGACTGGCAAATTAGTATCTTTAGAAATTTCTGTAGCGCGATTATCAACTGACAGAATTAAAGTTCTCCTTTTATATTGTAAAGCTCTAATCCCAGCGTGTAATCGTGTCCCTACATAATCAACCGGATACTGAGACAAAGCCATATCTAAAGCTGATAAGCTAGGATTAAGATAAATTGCTCCCTCGCCACATATATCTTTCATGTGCTGATAATCTTTGGGCTGTTGCGTCCAGTAATAAATTAACTTATATTCCTGTTTCAGTAATTCCACTAACTGCTTATCTAAACTAGGATTTTGATTATACTCAGTAAAAGTAACTAATACTGACTCTGCTTTACCTTGAGGAATTTGGACACAATGTTCCTCTGTTAATTTCCACATAGTAGGACAAGCAGTATTAATTACATTATTAATCCCGATCAGTTTGAGCTGTTTTTCTGTGTAACTGTCTCTCACTGAGTGCAGATATTTTTTACTTAATAGCCGTTTATACAAAATTTTGGTATATAAATTAGGCTGATTTTGGTATTGCCACCATCCCACACCCATTAGCGTAATATCTGTAATAAATAGAGAGTCCATTAAACTGACCTTCCATTGATTATACGAGTTCATGTTAGAGGACAATAAATTAGTCCCACCGACAAAAATTAAACTGCTTTTACTCATTAAGCGGTAAGAATCGCTCGATATGACATCATGGGTAGGAAAATTAATAAATAGTCGATCGGGAAACATCTCATATAAAATGCTATTCACTGAATCCATAATGATCTGGTCTCCTAAATTAGAGCTACAGATTGAGGTATCCAAGACTGAGATAGTTTTCATAGCCTATTTTTCATTAAGTTGAGTAAGTTGACAGTGACATTTCGTATCATTTCATTAGGATTGGCAAAAATCATTTGAACCTGAGTTTATCGGGGATTTTTTTTAAGT of Oscillatoria nigro-viridis PCC 7112 contains these proteins:
- a CDS encoding polysaccharide pyruvyl transferase family protein, encoding MKTISVLDTSICSSNLGDQIIMDSVNSILYEMFPDRLFINFPTHDVISSDSYRLMSKSSLIFVGGTNLLSSNMNSYNQWKVSLMDSLFITDITLMGVGWWQYQNQPNLYTKILYKRLLSKKYLHSVRDSYTEKQLKLIGINNVINTACPTMWKLTEEHCVQIPQGKAESVLVTFTEYNQNPSLDKQLVELLKQEYKLIYYWTQQPKDYQHMKDICGEGAIYLNPSLSALDMALSQYPVDYVGTRLHAGIRALQYKRRTLILSVDNRATEISKDTNLPVVQRDDLNSVANWINAKEETLVKIPLTAINEWKKQFLATVNNY